In the genome of Bradyrhizobium arachidis, one region contains:
- a CDS encoding MetQ/NlpA family ABC transporter substrate-binding protein: MSFRLPLILATVLAAWSAAASAETIKIGVTPGPHAQILEAVKPVAAKQGLDIQLIEFSDYVVPNAALDAGEIQANSFQNQPYLDNQKADRGYKIESVALTVNFPIGVYSKKHKAFADIPEGGKVSIPNDPTNGGRVLLLLRDKGVIKLKEGTGFKPTVLDITENPKKLKFIEVDAAQAPRALDDVDAAAINTNYATQAGLDPVKDPILREDPKGPYVNLIAVRTADKDKPWVKTLVDSYHTPEVKEFVLTKFKGAVLPSW; encoded by the coding sequence ATGTCGTTTCGCCTTCCCCTGATCCTTGCAACCGTGCTCGCCGCCTGGTCCGCTGCTGCGAGCGCCGAGACCATCAAGATCGGCGTGACGCCGGGACCGCATGCGCAGATCCTCGAAGCGGTGAAGCCGGTCGCCGCCAAGCAGGGCCTCGACATCCAGCTGATCGAGTTCTCCGACTACGTCGTGCCGAACGCAGCGCTCGATGCCGGCGAGATCCAGGCCAATTCGTTCCAGAACCAGCCTTATCTCGACAACCAGAAAGCCGATCGCGGCTACAAGATCGAGTCCGTCGCGCTGACCGTGAACTTCCCGATCGGCGTCTATTCGAAGAAGCACAAGGCCTTTGCCGATATCCCCGAGGGCGGCAAGGTCTCGATCCCGAACGATCCGACCAATGGCGGCCGCGTGCTGCTGCTGCTGCGCGACAAGGGCGTGATCAAGCTGAAGGAGGGCACCGGCTTCAAGCCGACGGTGCTCGACATCACCGAGAATCCGAAGAAGCTGAAGTTCATCGAGGTGGATGCGGCGCAGGCGCCGCGCGCGCTCGACGACGTCGACGCCGCCGCGATCAACACCAATTATGCAACCCAGGCGGGGCTCGATCCGGTCAAGGATCCGATCCTGCGCGAGGATCCGAAGGGGCCCTATGTCAACCTGATCGCGGTCCGCACCGCCGACAAGGACAAGCCCTGGGTCAAGACCCTCGTGGACAGCTACCACACGCCGGAGGTCAAGGAGTTCGTCCTGACCAAGTTCAAGGGCGCGGTGCTGCCGAGCTGGTAG